A window of the Coleofasciculus sp. FACHB-T130 genome harbors these coding sequences:
- the cysT gene encoding sulfate ABC transporter permease subunit CysT — MAVSAPPQQTSVWKNPFRQISSMSWPWRITLGYLTIMLILPVSALVLKASTEKPIDFWRIATSPIALATYDVTFITAFIAALLNGVFGVLIAWVLVRYEFPFKRFIDAAIDLPFALPTSVAGLTLATVYSDNGWIGSLLAPLGIKVAFTRLGVGVAMVFISLPFVVRTLQPVLQEMEHEVEEAAWSLGASKFQTFWRVVLPPLMPAILTGVALGFARAVGEYGSVVIVAANVPFKDLIASVLIIQRLEQYDYSGATVIGTVLLVISLLVLIVINVLQAWGRKYEL, encoded by the coding sequence ATGGCTGTATCGGCTCCTCCTCAACAAACTTCTGTTTGGAAAAACCCATTTCGCCAGATAAGCAGTATGTCCTGGCCTTGGCGGATTACCTTGGGGTATCTCACCATCATGCTCATCCTGCCAGTGTCTGCCCTTGTGTTGAAAGCAAGTACAGAAAAACCGATTGATTTTTGGAGAATTGCCACCAGTCCCATTGCTCTTGCAACCTACGATGTTACCTTCATCACAGCCTTCATTGCGGCACTGCTCAACGGAGTGTTTGGCGTGTTAATTGCTTGGGTTTTGGTTCGCTATGAGTTCCCATTCAAACGGTTCATTGATGCAGCCATTGATTTGCCCTTTGCACTGCCTACCTCAGTCGCGGGTTTAACACTGGCAACGGTCTACAGCGATAACGGCTGGATTGGTTCCCTGCTAGCACCTTTGGGAATTAAGGTGGCATTCACGCGCTTGGGAGTGGGGGTGGCGATGGTGTTTATCTCCTTGCCATTTGTCGTGCGAACCTTACAGCCTGTATTGCAAGAAATGGAGCATGAAGTCGAAGAAGCCGCTTGGTCTTTGGGAGCCTCTAAATTTCAGACATTTTGGCGAGTTGTTTTGCCACCTTTAATGCCAGCGATTTTAACGGGTGTAGCGTTGGGATTTGCGCGTGCTGTTGGAGAATACGGTTCGGTCGTAATTGTGGCGGCGAATGTACCTTTTAAGGACTTAATCGCATCCGTGTTGATTATTCAGCGATTGGAACAGTATGACTATTCCGGAGCAACGGTGATTGGGACTGTTTTATTAGTAATTTCGCTGTTAGTTCTAATCGTAATTAATGTTTTGCAAGCGTGGGGACGAAAGTATGAACTCTAA
- a CDS encoding response regulator transcription factor, producing MKDTSIRDNKRLLLIDDDPNLILLVKDYLEFRGYEVITAENGREALEVLEHDIPDMIICDVMMPEMDGIALVQHVREDPRISWIPVLFLSAKGQSQDRVKGLNTGADVYMVKPFEPEELVAQVESSLKQATRLIHHPARGTEGGSKLQVPDTVELTPTELKVVQFVARGMANREIAEQMNVSQRTIESHVSNMLGKTNLHNRTELARWAIESNMA from the coding sequence ATGAAAGACACCAGTATAAGAGATAACAAACGACTGTTGCTGATTGATGACGACCCCAACCTGATTTTGCTGGTCAAGGACTACCTGGAATTTCGGGGGTACGAAGTCATCACCGCTGAAAATGGTCGGGAAGCACTGGAAGTTCTAGAGCATGATATTCCTGACATGATTATCTGTGATGTCATGATGCCAGAGATGGACGGAATTGCCCTTGTGCAACACGTCAGAGAAGATCCCCGCATCAGCTGGATTCCAGTTCTATTCCTCTCAGCGAAAGGTCAAAGCCAAGACCGAGTCAAGGGTCTCAATACTGGGGCAGATGTCTACATGGTCAAGCCCTTTGAGCCTGAAGAATTGGTGGCGCAAGTGGAATCTTCTCTTAAGCAGGCCACTCGCCTAATTCATCATCCAGCTAGAGGAACCGAAGGAGGGTCGAAACTCCAGGTACCTGACACTGTAGAATTAACCCCGACCGAGCTGAAAGTAGTTCAGTTTGTGGCAAGAGGTATGGCAAATCGAGAAATTGCTGAGCAGATGAACGTCTCTCAGCGGACGATTGAGAGCCACGTATCCAATATGTTAGGTAAAACGAATCTCCATAACCGCACGGAGTTAGCTCGTTGGGCGATTGAGAGTAATATGGCTTAA
- a CDS encoding DUF488 domain-containing protein, with protein sequence MAIIATEDDSKTISNMDRLILTFGYGNRTNHEVFLDYLHEFNVTCVIDVRLSPRAWSRQWYKEQIEKICSYKKIKYLSKESLGNTSGKSNWIPPDYDKARETLIEISKLAEVGTILLLCAEMDSSKCHRVDVACELQKLVDVPIKHLK encoded by the coding sequence ATGGCTATTATTGCTACAGAAGATGATTCTAAAACTATTTCTAATATGGATAGACTCATCCTGACTTTTGGTTATGGAAATAGAACAAACCACGAAGTTTTTTTAGATTACTTACATGAATTTAATGTCACTTGTGTAATAGACGTTAGATTAAGCCCTCGTGCTTGGAGTCGTCAATGGTACAAAGAGCAGATAGAAAAAATTTGTAGTTATAAAAAAATTAAGTATTTATCAAAAGAATCTCTAGGTAATACATCTGGTAAAAGTAACTGGATTCCTCCTGATTATGATAAAGCGCGTGAAACACTAATAGAAATTTCAAAGCTTGCTGAAGTCGGCACGATTTTACTATTGTGTGCTGAGATGGACTCATCTAAATGTCATAGAGTAGATGTTGCTTGCGAACTACAGAAGCTTGTTGATGTTCCAATTAAACATTTGAAGTAA
- a CDS encoding ferredoxin yields the protein MTENTVAESSPEIPETCQSSDPNALAACVQTLGLNQIQRHVFICADPTLPQCCSKETSLESWNYLKKRLKELKLDKPSDKSPLCIFRTKANCLRVCSQGPILVVYPDGVWYRGATPEVIERIIQEHLIGNKIVQEYAFLVHPLPKPYTVT from the coding sequence ATGACTGAAAACACAGTGGCTGAGTCTAGCCCTGAAATTCCTGAAACTTGTCAATCATCAGACCCAAACGCTCTCGCCGCTTGTGTGCAGACCTTGGGACTGAATCAAATTCAGCGCCATGTCTTCATCTGTGCCGATCCAACCTTACCCCAGTGTTGCTCCAAGGAAACCAGTTTAGAATCTTGGAATTACTTGAAAAAGCGACTTAAAGAGCTAAAACTAGACAAGCCTTCCGACAAAAGCCCTCTTTGTATTTTCCGCACCAAAGCAAACTGTCTGCGAGTTTGCTCCCAAGGCCCAATTCTAGTCGTTTACCCAGATGGTGTTTGGTATCGTGGAGCGACTCCTGAAGTCATTGAGCGGATTATCCAAGAACATCTGATTGGCAACAAAATTGTGCAAGAATACGCTTTCTTAGTTCATCCACTACCAAAACCCTATACAGTAACATAG
- a CDS encoding DUF4394 domain-containing protein, giving the protein MKLIKLGTAIAALTVATMFDLLGVAKPAEAATMKLIGLNDDNSLVFFNRKLSKISSTVKIAGVDGTVLGIDFRPADGLLYGVTDKNGIYTIDTTTGAATFVKTLSTAFTGGFESGFDFNPVPDRLRLVGSNDQNLRINVDSGAVITDGTLAYAAGDPNFGTNPNITAAAYTNSFTGTTTTALYGIDFALDTLVQQNPPNAGILNTIGSLGVDFGETGGFDIVTTKKGGSIVNNAFAASGSNIYSINLATGAATTLGTFNGGGNIVGLAATSVPEPGTVGSLLGFGALALLSRSRRRVKSAN; this is encoded by the coding sequence ATGAAACTAATTAAGCTTGGTACAGCGATCGCTGCATTAACTGTAGCTACGATGTTCGATCTGCTCGGCGTTGCCAAACCCGCAGAGGCAGCGACCATGAAGCTGATTGGTCTGAACGACGATAACAGCCTAGTTTTCTTTAACCGCAAACTTTCCAAGATTTCTAGCACCGTAAAGATTGCAGGGGTTGATGGGACTGTGCTAGGGATTGACTTTCGACCAGCCGATGGTCTCCTCTACGGTGTCACAGACAAAAACGGTATTTATACCATTGACACCACCACGGGTGCTGCTACTTTCGTGAAGACCCTCAGCACTGCCTTCACGGGAGGATTCGAGTCTGGATTTGACTTCAACCCAGTACCCGACCGCCTGCGGCTTGTCGGTAGCAATGACCAAAACCTTCGCATTAACGTAGATAGCGGTGCCGTGATTACCGATGGAACCTTAGCCTATGCGGCTGGCGATCCCAACTTTGGCACTAACCCCAATATTACCGCTGCGGCCTACACTAATTCGTTTACTGGGACAACCACAACCGCACTGTACGGAATTGACTTTGCTCTCGACACATTGGTTCAGCAGAACCCGCCCAATGCTGGCATTCTGAACACGATTGGCTCCCTAGGTGTTGATTTCGGCGAAACTGGAGGATTTGACATTGTAACGACCAAGAAGGGAGGTAGCATTGTCAATAATGCCTTCGCAGCTTCTGGCTCGAACATTTACAGCATTAACTTGGCCACAGGTGCTGCTACAACACTGGGTACTTTTAATGGCGGCGGCAATATTGTTGGTCTTGCTGCCACCTCCGTTCCGGAGCCTGGTACTGTTGGCTCTTTGCTCGGTTTCGGTGCGCTTGCCTTACTAAGTCGCAGCCGCCGTCGTGTCAAGTCAGCTAATTAA
- a CDS encoding sulfate ABC transporter substrate-binding protein: MRLWQITRLKALQPWKQQTARWLKVTSRKGFVSLFLLGMSLSVAIASCAPSNSNSPTTTATGSASPAAKTGDAQVTLVSYAVTRAAYEKIIPQFTAKWKQERNQNVTFNQSYGGSGSQTRAVIDGLEADVVNLALALDTEKLEKAGLIEAGWEKEAPNGAIVTKSVAALVTREGNPKGIKTWTDLAKDGVQVITANPKTSGGARWNFLGLWGSVTRTGGDDAKAQELVTKVYKNVPVLPRDAREASDVFFKQGQGDVLINYENEVVLAGQNGQKLPYVVPDTNISIDSPVAVVDKNVDKHGTREIAEAFVKFLYTPEAQREFAKVGFRPVDPTVGEEVAKQYAPVKTLFTAQDLGGWDEIQKKFFDDGTIFDKIQASSR, translated from the coding sequence ATGCGTTTGTGGCAAATTACTCGGCTTAAGGCACTTCAACCGTGGAAACAACAGACAGCCAGATGGCTGAAGGTCACTTCCCGGAAGGGTTTTGTGTCTCTGTTCCTATTGGGGATGAGTTTAAGCGTAGCGATCGCATCTTGCGCCCCCAGTAACTCTAATTCCCCGACAACTACTGCTACCGGTAGTGCTAGTCCCGCGGCAAAAACCGGCGATGCACAAGTAACCCTCGTCTCCTACGCAGTGACTCGCGCCGCCTACGAAAAAATTATTCCCCAGTTCACCGCTAAGTGGAAACAGGAACGCAACCAAAACGTTACCTTCAACCAAAGCTATGGTGGATCTGGCTCCCAAACCCGTGCCGTAATCGATGGTTTAGAGGCGGACGTTGTAAACCTGGCCCTGGCTCTTGATACCGAGAAGCTTGAGAAAGCCGGGTTAATTGAAGCTGGTTGGGAGAAAGAAGCACCGAATGGTGCAATTGTAACCAAATCTGTTGCAGCACTGGTTACTCGCGAGGGCAATCCCAAAGGAATTAAAACCTGGACAGACTTAGCCAAAGATGGCGTGCAAGTCATTACAGCTAACCCCAAAACTTCTGGTGGCGCTCGCTGGAACTTCTTAGGTTTATGGGGTTCAGTGACCAGAACCGGGGGTGACGATGCCAAAGCCCAAGAATTAGTCACCAAAGTTTACAAGAATGTCCCCGTGCTACCGAGAGACGCCCGCGAAGCCAGTGATGTCTTTTTCAAGCAAGGACAGGGAGATGTCTTAATCAACTATGAAAACGAAGTAGTATTGGCTGGGCAAAACGGTCAGAAACTTCCTTATGTCGTGCCCGATACGAACATCTCCATCGACAGCCCGGTCGCCGTTGTGGACAAAAACGTTGACAAACACGGCACGAGAGAAATTGCAGAAGCGTTTGTCAAGTTTCTATATACCCCAGAAGCCCAACGAGAATTTGCCAAAGTGGGATTCCGACCCGTTGATCCAACAGTAGGGGAAGAAGTCGCGAAGCAGTATGCCCCAGTTAAAACTCTCTTCACCGCTCAAGATTTGGGGGGCTGGGACGAGATCCAGAAGAAGTTTTTTGATGACGGAACAATTTTTGACAAAATTCAAGCTAGCAGTAGATAA
- a CDS encoding ATP-binding protein, with the protein MIAISQRPVRRTWGTISFASTLYLCPVLDLLLAQIPSRWQAEIRLGLQEALVNAAKHGNKLDPSKTVSVRFSMVEGQYWWVISDEGTGFSPPCDCHSDPEQHLPDDEAESGRGMCILHQIFDQVHWNHQGTELRLCKQVKNRFRQPLLF; encoded by the coding sequence GTGATTGCTATCTCACAGCGTCCGGTAAGGCGAACTTGGGGCACGATAAGCTTCGCTTCTACCCTCTACCTTTGTCCCGTCCTGGATCTTCTCTTAGCTCAGATTCCATCTCGGTGGCAAGCAGAAATTCGGTTAGGGCTGCAAGAGGCGCTAGTCAATGCAGCAAAACACGGCAATAAGCTCGATCCCAGTAAGACCGTGTCCGTCCGCTTTTCGATGGTAGAAGGACAATACTGGTGGGTAATTTCAGACGAAGGAACGGGCTTTTCTCCCCCCTGTGATTGCCATTCTGACCCCGAACAACATCTCCCTGACGACGAAGCAGAAAGCGGCAGAGGGATGTGTATCCTCCACCAAATCTTCGATCAAGTCCACTGGAACCACCAGGGAACGGAACTCAGACTCTGCAAGCAAGTCAAAAATCGCTTCCGGCAACCCCTGCTTTTCTAA
- the asnS gene encoding asparagine--tRNA ligase, protein MVTRRIADILRNGQPDEPLTIKGWVRTKRELKECAFVEVNDGSSMANLQVVLNPDLSDYGNIIKQLNTGASVEVAGVLVESPAKGQRIELKAETVKVYGEADPETYPLQKKRHSFEFLRTIGHLRSRTNSFGAVFRVRNACSYAIHQFFQERGFLWVHTPIISASDCEGAGEMFTVTNLNLKDIPRTNAQEIDYSKDFFGRPAYLTVSGQLEAEVMAMAFSNVYTFGPTFRAENSNTSRHLAEFWMVEPEMAFCDLEGNMDLAEAFLKHVFKYVLETCPEDMEFFNQRIDNSVLATADNIINNEFERLTYTDAIALLEKADKKFEYPVKWSLDLQSEHERYLAEEVFKKPVILTDYPTEIKAFYMRLSDDEKTVRAMDILAPKIGEIIGGSQREERLDVLERRIQAQGLNPADYWWYLDLRRYGTVPHAGFGLGFERLVQFMTGMGNIRDVIPFPRAPLTVDF, encoded by the coding sequence ATGGTGACTCGACGGATTGCAGACATATTGCGAAATGGTCAGCCAGATGAGCCGCTGACGATCAAAGGCTGGGTACGAACGAAGCGAGAATTGAAAGAATGTGCCTTTGTTGAAGTCAACGATGGCTCATCAATGGCTAATCTCCAAGTTGTACTCAATCCGGATTTGTCAGATTATGGAAACATCATCAAGCAGCTGAACACGGGTGCTTCTGTAGAAGTTGCGGGTGTGCTGGTAGAGTCTCCGGCAAAAGGACAGCGGATTGAGCTGAAGGCAGAAACGGTGAAAGTGTACGGGGAAGCCGATCCCGAAACCTATCCGTTGCAAAAGAAACGTCACTCATTTGAGTTTTTGCGAACAATTGGACATTTGCGATCGCGCACCAATTCCTTTGGCGCAGTGTTCCGCGTCCGCAACGCCTGTTCCTATGCAATTCACCAATTCTTTCAAGAGCGAGGATTTCTCTGGGTTCATACTCCGATTATCAGCGCTAGCGACTGTGAAGGGGCGGGAGAGATGTTTACCGTCACCAACCTCAACCTGAAGGATATCCCCCGCACAAACGCTCAGGAGATTGATTACAGCAAAGACTTTTTTGGACGCCCTGCCTATCTCACCGTCAGCGGACAACTGGAAGCTGAAGTCATGGCGATGGCATTCAGCAATGTTTATACTTTTGGTCCCACCTTCCGAGCAGAAAATTCCAATACTTCTCGCCACTTGGCAGAATTTTGGATGGTAGAACCAGAAATGGCTTTCTGCGATTTAGAAGGCAACATGGACTTAGCAGAAGCCTTCCTGAAGCACGTTTTCAAGTATGTGCTGGAGACGTGTCCTGAAGACATGGAGTTTTTTAACCAGCGAATTGATAACTCCGTTCTCGCTACAGCGGACAATATCATTAACAACGAGTTTGAACGGTTGACTTACACGGATGCGATCGCGCTTTTGGAAAAAGCCGATAAAAAATTCGAGTATCCCGTCAAATGGAGCTTGGATTTGCAGTCAGAACACGAACGCTATTTAGCTGAAGAAGTCTTCAAAAAACCTGTTATCCTTACTGACTACCCAACAGAAATCAAAGCCTTCTATATGCGCTTGAGCGACGATGAAAAAACCGTCCGCGCAATGGATATATTGGCTCCTAAAATTGGCGAAATTATTGGGGGATCGCAGCGGGAAGAACGTCTGGATGTGCTAGAACGACGAATTCAGGCTCAAGGGCTAAATCCAGCAGATTATTGGTGGTATCTCGATTTACGTCGCTATGGCACGGTTCCTCACGCTGGCTTTGGTTTGGGGTTTGAGCGCTTAGTGCAATTTATGACTGGAATGGGCAATATTCGAGATGTGATCCCCTTCCCTCGTGCGCCATTGACTGTAGATTTTTAA
- a CDS encoding DUF6439 family protein, which produces MSQPTQLSKTSDLNELSTLELAQALAERLSIQPNDWHRLKSNRKVRAGEQAIAALVFLLKDQPEEALVRFQQASGWLDKSISAPPCPTHGHNR; this is translated from the coding sequence ATGTCTCAACCGACCCAGCTTTCTAAAACCTCTGACTTGAACGAACTGAGTACCCTGGAACTCGCTCAAGCTCTGGCAGAACGCTTGAGTATTCAACCGAATGATTGGCATCGGCTCAAGTCTAACCGCAAAGTTCGTGCTGGCGAACAAGCCATCGCCGCATTGGTATTTCTCCTGAAAGATCAACCGGAAGAAGCGTTGGTGCGCTTTCAGCAGGCTTCAGGTTGGCTGGACAAGTCTATCTCAGCACCGCCTTGCCCAACTCATGGACACAACCGTTAG
- a CDS encoding NIL domain-containing protein: protein MRVRIRIPKEYQEDPIISRLVSHHGVTVNIAAALLGANARDDGWFDLELSGSTRQLQSALTYLNELDLELWGKSDSEQDGW, encoded by the coding sequence ATGCGTGTCAGAATCCGCATTCCCAAGGAATATCAGGAAGATCCCATCATCTCGCGACTAGTCTCTCACCACGGTGTCACAGTTAATATTGCTGCTGCCCTTTTAGGAGCCAACGCTAGAGATGATGGCTGGTTTGACCTAGAACTCTCAGGATCGACTCGCCAACTTCAAAGCGCCTTAACTTATTTGAATGAACTGGATCTAGAACTGTGGGGCAAATCTGACAGCGAACAAGATGGGTGGTAA
- the groES gene encoding co-chaperone GroES, which produces MAAVSLSVSTVKPLGDRVFVKVSAAEEKTAGGILLPDNAKEKPQVGEVVAVGPGKRDDKGTRVELEVSVGDKVLYSKYAGTDIKLGTEEYVLLSEKDILAVVS; this is translated from the coding sequence ATGGCAGCTGTATCTCTAAGCGTATCCACTGTTAAGCCGCTGGGCGATCGCGTTTTTGTGAAAGTGAGCGCTGCTGAAGAGAAAACCGCTGGTGGAATTCTTCTTCCTGATAATGCCAAAGAAAAGCCTCAAGTAGGGGAAGTCGTCGCTGTGGGACCTGGCAAGCGCGATGACAAAGGCACTCGTGTTGAGTTGGAAGTCTCTGTGGGCGACAAGGTTCTCTACTCCAAGTACGCTGGCACAGACATCAAACTCGGCACAGAAGAGTATGTTCTGCTTTCAGAGAAGGACATTTTAGCAGTCGTTTCATAA
- the cysW gene encoding sulfate ABC transporter permease subunit CysW has protein sequence MNSNVAGKSFNPELKTPQVSPNQKEKSWVKVVLIGVAIAYLAVILFIPAINVFVQAFKGGFGPFIHNMTEPHFLHAVKLTILIALVVVPMNVVFGLCAAWVVARHRFRGRTFLISLLDIPFAVSPVVAGLMIVLLYGRNGWFGPLLAAANIKIIFAAPAMILASAFITMPFVAREVIPVLEEAGSDQEEAAKTLGATDWQIFWRVTLPNIRWGLLYGVILTNARVMGEFGAVSVVSGNIAGKTQTLPLFVEEAYKQYQTQASFSAAVLLGALALVTLVLKEILERKTSIKDVE, from the coding sequence ATGAACTCTAATGTAGCAGGGAAGTCTTTTAATCCAGAATTAAAAACTCCTCAAGTCTCCCCAAACCAGAAGGAAAAAAGCTGGGTAAAAGTTGTTTTGATCGGGGTAGCGATCGCTTACTTGGCTGTGATTTTGTTCATTCCAGCTATCAACGTCTTTGTGCAAGCATTTAAGGGAGGGTTTGGCCCGTTTATCCACAATATGACGGAACCCCATTTTCTCCATGCCGTAAAGCTGACTATCTTGATCGCCCTGGTTGTCGTACCGATGAATGTTGTGTTTGGACTCTGTGCAGCGTGGGTGGTCGCACGACATCGATTCCGGGGTCGAACCTTTCTGATCAGCCTTCTAGACATCCCCTTTGCCGTATCCCCAGTCGTCGCTGGACTGATGATCGTGCTGCTCTATGGACGCAACGGTTGGTTTGGTCCACTGCTAGCGGCGGCAAACATAAAAATTATTTTCGCCGCGCCTGCAATGATATTGGCGAGTGCTTTTATTACGATGCCCTTCGTCGCCCGTGAAGTGATTCCCGTTTTGGAAGAAGCTGGTTCAGATCAAGAAGAAGCGGCTAAAACGTTGGGTGCAACTGACTGGCAAATCTTCTGGCGCGTCACTCTGCCGAATATTCGCTGGGGCCTCCTCTACGGCGTCATTTTGACCAACGCCAGAGTCATGGGCGAGTTTGGTGCCGTCTCGGTTGTATCTGGCAATATTGCGGGCAAAACTCAAACTTTGCCGTTGTTTGTGGAGGAAGCTTATAAGCAATACCAGACTCAAGCATCTTTCTCAGCCGCCGTTCTACTTGGGGCACTCGCGTTAGTTACCCTGGTCTTGAAAGAAATTCTAGAGCGTAAAACCAGTATTAAAGATGTTGAATAG
- a CDS encoding DUF2203 domain-containing protein, whose product MPRRPKGSDPSPSPLGDQEQFERSLLEVETLLADLKERYAQVQQDQQRQAELQQRLDDIKKEQRLSQQRQLQVELRRIKEELDTIELNLESRLFSWDSLKEPFWQAVRFAGLGIVVGWILKSCAG is encoded by the coding sequence ATGCCGCGCCGTCCAAAAGGATCAGATCCATCACCTTCCCCACTTGGGGATCAAGAGCAATTTGAGCGATCGCTCTTGGAAGTTGAGACTTTGCTTGCGGATCTCAAAGAACGCTATGCCCAAGTGCAGCAAGACCAGCAACGGCAAGCAGAACTCCAACAGCGATTAGACGATATAAAAAAGGAACAAAGGCTTTCCCAGCAGCGACAACTACAAGTCGAGCTGCGGCGCATCAAAGAAGAGCTGGATACTATAGAACTTAACTTAGAAAGTCGTCTATTTTCTTGGGACAGTTTAAAAGAACCTTTTTGGCAAGCTGTCCGCTTTGCAGGACTTGGCATTGTTGTAGGCTGGATCTTGAAGTCCTGCGCTGGGTAG
- a CDS encoding GNAT family N-acetyltransferase, translated as MTQEIEQLVGDKQGRRYQMKGDYDDESGLLVVKLQYQNNEVGRLQCVVDPPGEMKISDLIISNDDDDVVEIPRWRKVFKLKPRNYRNKGLGTYLLKFALDFARQKGMTHIYGCLTHKDIATTPGLINWYKKHGFELESPAPKDPSTTAHRISQQL; from the coding sequence ATGACTCAGGAGATAGAGCAATTAGTTGGAGATAAGCAAGGTCGCCGGTACCAGATGAAAGGCGATTATGACGATGAATCCGGGCTTCTTGTCGTCAAGCTGCAATATCAAAATAATGAAGTTGGTCGGCTTCAATGCGTCGTCGATCCACCAGGAGAAATGAAAATAAGCGACTTGATTATCTCCAATGATGATGATGATGTCGTAGAGATCCCAAGGTGGCGGAAAGTATTTAAACTCAAACCTAGAAACTACCGCAACAAAGGACTAGGCACTTACCTTCTGAAGTTTGCGCTTGACTTCGCTCGCCAGAAGGGGATGACACACATCTACGGTTGCTTGACTCACAAAGATATCGCCACCACTCCAGGTCTTATCAACTGGTACAAAAAGCACGGGTTTGAGCTAGAGTCGCCTGCGCCAAAAGACCCTTCTACGACAGCGCATAGAATATCTCAACAGCTTTGA